The genomic segment ttcctaaGTCCGGGAGATAGGAGGTCCTGGCACATTACTcaaagtccgggaggtatgaggctcCGGAACATTCtcttaagtccgggagatatgaggctcCGGCATCTTATGcaaagtccgggagacatgaggctccGGCATCTTATGCAAAGATCAGGAGgcacgaggccccggcatcttatctcAAGTCCATAAGACATGAGACTCCGGTATTTCATCCCATTTCTGGGAGACatgaagcccccgatgctttTATAGAACaagattgatgatctctttgggAATCCAGGCATGactaatcgggacagcgagtatgactctagcccgactatttaagggatGGGTGATGATATCCCATAAGAacccgggtcatggatgaacCGGAATATCAAATGGATTCCCAAATTCGAGTGAGTCTGCAGATGGATTCTTCTGGAGCGGGGCAGGTGCAAGCCCATGCTCTACTCTCCGGACAGTCATAGTCCCGGGCTATTGTATAAATCTCCCGGGAGGCATTCTAACCGGGCACCTCGATAACAGTGCCGCACTCGAGTGGTTCAGAAGATAAGATCTTGTCTCGAGAAGCGCACATGACAGAATCCTATTGATGTGACTTGATGGAAAAGTAGGGTGGCGTGACAGGAAGTAGCAAgtaggcactgaaaacaaggtacctACTAccttttctcctataaatagcaggtatgtaTTTCATTTGAGGGACGGGggctttctcttcttctctagtgCTGGAGAATGATTCATTCACCGATACATGTTAATGCACATATTTACACCAGTAGCCTTTACTTTTATCTAAGCTACACTGGTtatcatcttcacctgctgacttaagcattggagtggccacgtcggacacccctccggcgcccattcacgagttcttttcttatttgcaggttACAGCGGAAGCCATATTGCAGagatatatcttcatcacagaTATAGTTCTTGCTGAATTTCCTTCATTATCTTGATAACAGATCCGATGGAGCACCCAATCCTGCTCATTCATTTCACTAGAATTGCATCAGGTACCTAAATGTAGAAACATCTTCCTCGTTTGATTTATAATAATAAGGTCTTCACAATTTCAAATTGGTAAGAGTACCCACTTAATTAGGTCAATACTAGAATATTCTGGATACGACTGGCATATCCTATTGGCACTGGTGGGCCTACCCTATGTGGTACGATATCGATACAAAGTGATGAGTTGTAATTGTTGGTTTATCacgaattttattttaattaaaggaataaatcatatttatgCAATTTATTAATCATAAATTGTAcaaaaaaagaatatttttctTGTATAACAATAATATCACGATATGTATTTGTAaatctattttaaaaaatattttcacttaaattaatatatattatataatatttttttcataaatatttgtcTGAAATATCTCATAAATTTAGAATATGGTCGGAACGTGGCCCAATCGCAATGCAAGACATCATGTGGATAAGAACCATGTTCCTAGGTCGTCACGTATTTATGGAGGTAGAAATATATAATTGAAAAAAGTTATGTAaagatttaatatttttaaaatgaaattatatgcaaagttttggattttttgtttttgtttttgttttggagcataagttttaatttttttaatcgaAGGAAAATGATCGCAGTAGGGCCGGCCATGAAAAATCAACGAAGGAAGATGGGTTTTGGAACATGTGACTATCCTGTAAGCTCCTCATATTATCGTACGGTTTTCAGTCACGCGTCCCCAGCACCGTGTATAAACTGTAAATCTTACCTATTAATCTCCATCCACAATAATAATTCCAGCTGACAAACCGAACATTCCGTCTTTCATAGCTGAATTATTGCGTTGAACCAGGTATGGCGGTGATTGTGTATCTGTGAATTGAGATAAGTTGTGGCGGCGAATCTTGTTTTCTTGGATTTTTTATTCCATTAACTGCGTGTGATTTGTTGAGTCTTGAAGGCCATTTGTACCCGCTGGCCAATCTATTTTCGGGGttcgttttttttttctgcAATTTTAAATCTTGGTTCTTGAAGTTGTTTTGACCCATTTGGAATCCAAGAGCCGCTTTGCTTCTCCGGCTGATCGAGCTTTAAGTACCGTGTTTGTACAAATCCGAGTATATCTCTTTTGTCTCATCTCGTTTTTAGCACCCGAATCGTTTGGATCGCAGCCTTGCCCGTGTCGGTGCTGAGCACTAGTAGATGTCAGTACTTAGAAAAGTGTTCTTTCAGACAATACTTGTTAGTTTCAAGATTATATTTTTCTGTAAAAATTTCTATTATTGTCTCATTTTTTTGTTAGACTTGAAATTGTCGATTGACTTATGAAACTGGGTGTACGGATTCTTTTGTTTGGTTTGGAAATTTCTTCCTAATTTGAGGAAGGGAGCTAAATTTCAGTTGTTTTTTCTCTCATCTTTTGTTAGATTTGGAAGTTTTGGACGAGGTCTTACTTCTGAGAGTGGGTGCATCCCTATGGGGAATCTTTAAATTTGGTGGAAAACTAAAAAGATTTATTGctaattcaaaatggattgagtTGTGATTTAATAATGGATTTATTGTCTTCAATTGTAGGAAGTAGATTCCACTCccatttatttgtttattttactCATGGTTGGTTTTTTTGTGCTGttttttctaatcatttgtCCCACTCTGTTAGTCATTAATAATATTAACTAATAAAGTCATTGATAAAGTAATATGTAGCTTTTAGTCTATCATTACGTACACACGTCTGTTAGCTCGTGAACTGATCACTGCTTTCAATTGCATTTAAGATTCAAGTTGTCTGTCATGTAGAATTCAATTGTGTAAAGACTATACCAAAAGAATTCCGAGAAATGTTGTTGGGTTTTCATTTCCAGCGTATTCTTCTTCATGTCTGTGACGGAGATGTGATCAAGTTAATGGTTTCCGTTGAAGGAAGAGTCTACTTTGATTAGTGTAGAAAGTTtattctttgaatttgattgtatAGTAAATTTATGGACAGACTTAGCTGGGACATCTGCCCGAAACTAAATTgtcatttttctaaaaatgcaaGTTATACCCACCAAAATCTGTCGAGTTCCTACCTCAATCCATCTTGCTTCGAACTCTTGTATTGTTTGATCTGATACTTTCAAGGGTTTGAAGATAGCGAATTTTATGTGCAGGAAGTTCTTGTTAAAGACTGCTATCGCTGAGCGCAGAACAAGTCTGCGGGAAAATCAGTTGCGGATGAGTCAACCCAAAATTAAGCGCAGAATTGGGAAATATGAAGTTGGAAGGACAATCGGTGAGGGAACATTTGCAAAAGTGAAATTTGCTAAGAATTCTGAGACTGGACAACCAGTGGCTCTGAAGATTCTCGACAAGGATAAGGTCCTGAAGCACAAAATGGCTGAACAGGTAGATGCTACCTTTGTGCCTTAAAAGGCGTTATAGTTTTCTTGTAAAGTTACCAATTTTGATCGATCAAATATTGTGCTTTTTGTTATGGTGGATCTGACATATTTTTATGCACAACTTTGGCAGATTAGGCGGGAAATTGCTACAATGAAATTGATAAAGCATCCCAATGTCGTTAGTTTGTATGAGGTCAGTATCTGTTTCTTGATTTCCCTCTCTTTCTATCAATAGGAACTTATATTCTTGTTTGTGTTCAGGTTATGGCGAGCAAGACCAAGATATTTATTGTCATGGAATTTGTTACTGGAGGAGAGCTCTTTGATAATATTGTAAGATTCGAGCTTTTTTCCACCACACAGCAAGCATGTTAAGAAAATCATAGTTTGATGATTCGGTTGTACTGCCGATTATCGAATTTCTATACTGTATTGTTTGAACTTTTGTATAATTTTTGGAATTATTGTTTCTTGATTGAATCTGGAATGTTATGTTTGTAATGACTTAGGCGAATCATGGACGGATGAAAGAAGATGATgccagaaaatattttcaacagcTCATTAATGCTGTTGATTATTGCCACAGTAGGGGAGTCTTTCACAGAGATCTGAAGGTAAGTGAATTTTGATCACTTAATTTTATCATGAGTTTATCACTTGATTTGTCATCCATAATTTTCGTTCAAAATTTCTTACCCTTGATATTACCTTATCTGGAATAGCCGGAAAACTTATTAATGGACGATGCTGGGAACCTAAAAGTTTCTGATTTCGGATTAAGTGCTCTATCTCAAACAGTCAGGGTAAGTATCGGATTCTGATTATGAAGTTTGCTGCATAACTCTTTCACGTTTTACAATTCATAGTTGTTCCCATTCCCAAAATCAGCTGAACAAtattaaatttcattatttgCCAGGATGATGGTTTACTGCATACTACTTGTGGAACTCCAAATTACGTCGCGCCTGAGGTAGGATTTGCGAATCCCACTATCTTATCATTAAATCacattttatttatgtttcatGGTTTGATTCATGGATTTTAACCTGAATAGGTCCTCAATGATCGAGGCTACGATGGAGCAACTGCAGACTTGTGGTCATGTGGAGTAATACTCTTTGTCTTGCTTGCAGGATACTTGCCTTTTGATGATGCAAATCTTATGAACTTGTATTCAAAAGTAAGTAATATGTGCAATTTAATTGCCTTGTTAATCGTTTATCATAATGCCCGAAGCtttttttgttcttgttttgatCATTTTTGTTATGACTAACATATCCAGATATCTTCTGCCGAATTCACTTGCCCCTCATGGTTTTCCTTTGGTGCCATGAAATTAATTGCTCGGATTCTTGAACCAAATCCCTTGAAAGTGAGTATCTTGAAAATACTTTTTTTTCAGGCTTAATTTGTGTTGCATCACATTTCAACTTATTTTAGCGATTTATGTCATCTCCGATCTCTTTTATGTTCATGTGCTCtattatgaattttttatgCAGCGTATTACTATCCCGGAAATATTGGAAGATGAGTGGTTTAAGAAAGGCTACAAAGCACCGATATTTGATGAGAAAGAAGATACAAATTTGGATGATGTTGAAGCTGTTTTTAAGGATTCCGAGGTGAGATTGTTACACATAAGTGACTTCTCCGCTCTTTCTTGATGAAATCAATATTCTAAGTCATAGAGCTTTTTCTTTTTATCAGGAACATCTTGTGATGGAGAAAAAGGAGGAGCAACCGACGGCAATGAACGCCTTTGAGTTAATCTCCATGTCAAAAGGTCTCAATCTTGGGTATCTATTCGACGCAGAACAGGTTGAAACTCTTTTCCGTTGCATTTTTTTGTTACTGCTGATGTGTAACATCATTGGTAGAAATGTTTTATTTGTTCTTTTATTGACGATACATCGATGGCAGGAATTTAAGAGGGAAACAAGGTTCACATCTAAACGCCCTGCCAATGAGATTATAAAGTTAATCGAACAAGCAGCAAAACCACTTGGTTTTGACGTTCACAAGAAGAACTACAAGGTAGTGATAGTGatattttcctgataattcttgTACTTGTGCTGGCTATACCCCCCATTAAACGAATCTTTTTGGCActtttctttctactattttctCAGATGAGGCTTGAAAACATAAAAGCTGGAAGAAAAGGAAACCTTAACGTAGCTACCGAGGTACACTTAGAAATTATTACCCATTTTTTGTCATACAATATTCGTGTTTTGTAATGCAAAATGTGGATTAAAATAGGTCTTTCAAGTTGCCCCTTCTCTGCATATGGTTGAGGTTAGAAAGGCAAAGGGAGATACCTTGGAGTTCCACAAGGTACACACTGAATTTTGCCTTACTTTCACAAGACAGCACTTATATATTTTCCTCATTCGCTTGAAATTTCTGATCCTTTTTAGCGTTTTATCGCAGTTCTACAAAAATCTGTCTACCTGCCTAGAGGACGTTGTCTGGAAAACCGAAGAGTAGACGAAATAAACAAATTAGAGACATTGCACACCAGAGGAGGTACGTGCAGGGAGACTTACGTGATCAAAAGGCAAAATGCGTCTCGCAAGAAGGCCAGACACGTTCAGATATTGGACTCGAAAACTCATCTTTCCTAAGTGACTGAGGGTCATATATCCATTCCCCTTTTATTGTTTATAGTAATTAGTAGTTGTAGACGAATCACGGTCTACCGTTCTTCCGTCTGAATCTCTCTTAGAAGGGAACTTTTTTCTCCCGGGAGGGATATATACATTGAAGAGTTCGTTTTCCTATGTCTCTACCAAAATCCAAGGCGAGGTTTAATTTAGTTGTATTGTTGGGCAAATATTTATTCTCCTTTAaactctgtgtgtgtgtgttcatTAGAGGAATAATTTTGGACAAGGGTCTCCATTTTGGTGGTTCTGATCATTAATATGTATGCCTGTtgcatttaaattaataattatattgtGACTTTCAGTCCTTATTATCTGGCACAATAGTGATCGTTTCATGaataggttttttgtgagacggtctcatgaatttttatctgtaagacgggtcaaccatacagatattcacaataaaagtaatattcttagtataaaaagtaatattttttcatggatgactcaaaaaaaatatatgtttcacaaaatacattccacacaaatttttgtatttttgatATTATGTTTAATTGATTAGTGTTACTTTAATAGGGGACACGATGTCCACCCATCAAGATTGACggacaataatattttattttatatattcatGTAATAAATATTGATTTATCAATAATGTGATATCTAATATAATTTGCATATAATATATTTCtatttaacaaaaaatatttagCCATACATATACACCTCTGTGTTTGTATGCATAAAAAGTAGCTATATTTTGTTGTatccacaaattttaaaaattatcatattattcAATATCTATTTGTATTCAGTCCCACCAAAATTGACTTGCATACAATCCTGAGGTTAGCACACCATATTTGACTTTGTATTGATCTAATTACTCTGAATCATACATTATCATGAGGTAATTATATTTCcgacaaataattttttatttatatatattttagaaaaatattCTTACTGTGAAGCCATTAAAAATGTTTATctaagaatttaataactctCTCGAATCCTTATTATTCCTCGTACGCCTTATCCTATTTGCTCAACATTAATTTCTATCTACTACACAAGGT from the Primulina tabacum isolate GXHZ01 chromosome 16, ASM2559414v2, whole genome shotgun sequence genome contains:
- the LOC142528208 gene encoding CBL-interacting serine/threonine-protein kinase 3-like isoform X1, producing the protein MKFLLKTAIAERRTSLRENQLRMSQPKIKRRIGKYEVGRTIGEGTFAKVKFAKNSETGQPVALKILDKDKVLKHKMAEQIRREIATMKLIKHPNVVSLYEVMASKTKIFIVMEFVTGGELFDNIANHGRMKEDDARKYFQQLINAVDYCHSRGVFHRDLKPENLLMDDAGNLKVSDFGLSALSQTVRDDGLLHTTCGTPNYVAPEVLNDRGYDGATADLWSCGVILFVLLAGYLPFDDANLMNLYSKISSAEFTCPSWFSFGAMKLIARILEPNPLKRITIPEILEDEWFKKGYKAPIFDEKEDTNLDDVEAVFKDSEEHLVMEKKEEQPTAMNAFELISMSKGLNLGYLFDAEQEFKRETRFTSKRPANEIIKLIEQAAKPLGFDVHKKNYKMRLENIKAGRKGNLNVATEVFQVAPSLHMVEVRKAKGDTLEFHKFYKNLSTCLEDVVWKTEE
- the LOC142528208 gene encoding CBL-interacting serine/threonine-protein kinase 3-like isoform X2, whose product is MSQPKIKRRIGKYEVGRTIGEGTFAKVKFAKNSETGQPVALKILDKDKVLKHKMAEQIRREIATMKLIKHPNVVSLYEVMASKTKIFIVMEFVTGGELFDNIANHGRMKEDDARKYFQQLINAVDYCHSRGVFHRDLKPENLLMDDAGNLKVSDFGLSALSQTVRDDGLLHTTCGTPNYVAPEVLNDRGYDGATADLWSCGVILFVLLAGYLPFDDANLMNLYSKISSAEFTCPSWFSFGAMKLIARILEPNPLKRITIPEILEDEWFKKGYKAPIFDEKEDTNLDDVEAVFKDSEEHLVMEKKEEQPTAMNAFELISMSKGLNLGYLFDAEQEFKRETRFTSKRPANEIIKLIEQAAKPLGFDVHKKNYKMRLENIKAGRKGNLNVATEVFQVAPSLHMVEVRKAKGDTLEFHKFYKNLSTCLEDVVWKTEE